A genomic stretch from Corvus cornix cornix isolate S_Up_H32 chromosome 9, ASM73873v5, whole genome shotgun sequence includes:
- the LOC104688084 gene encoding protein mono-ADP-ribosyltransferase TIPARP, with the protein MDTEPKPACVVPQAPCPGMKCSPSEDFSPQVRLSEKIPPVKPCFKKKQQVQKRLDTQALRALRPIFTSLLGAGTLGRVFVPRGQRGGHGDLCEPAVKKTLDLGTSCPQTENNVTVLMPAAPDVQGQLPGAHPSPGHREQDVQSGEQSFSPETPGTAADNGNESFQDHPLHPSASDGAACPLFPDKVLESYTSSLLQENSCPVQYNLTPSNKFSAGIFQDKSEEASLDLVFELLNQLQYHTHQEDGIEICVDFLQGTCVYGSDCPKHHTVLPYHWQVRRTVTQRWQSVTNDSQEHLERLYCNPDNDKIKVKYRGQEFWVDLNLMKLYESAEFDQMRRLSTASCPSSSSSCYTVWKYFCRDHFGWREYSEPVVRLIEEASCRGLREVRFVTWHNQYILNIKDGFQQNSCFRREIKRRPLLRSCVLLTPFLQTLGGSSAVPSLCSDPASAQDLSPAAVTSPSFYPETWIGMDPAQDFIQVPVLKEDKSYRTIYNLFHKTVPETKYKILKILRVQNQFLWEKYKRKKEYMSKKMSGLDRIMNERHLFHGTSQDVVDGICKHNFDPRVCGKHATMFGQGSYFARKASYSHNFSKRSPRGIHFMFLAKVLTGRYTVGNHTMRRPPPVEPGSITSDLYDSCVDNYFEPQIFVIFNDDQSYPYFIIQYEEVSSTVSI; encoded by the exons ATGGACACCGAACCCAAGCCAGCGTGTGTGGTGCCCCAGGCTCCCTGCCCAGGAATGAAGTGCTCTCCTTCAGAGGACTTTTCTCCTCAGGTGAGGCTGTCTGAAAAGATCCCACCCGTGAAGCCTTGCTTCAAGAAGAAGCAGCAAGTGCAGAAGAGACTGGACACACAAGCTCTGCGGGCTTTGCGGCCGATCTTTACCAGcttgctgggagctggcaccTTGGGTAGGGTCTTCGTGCCCCGAGGCCAGCGTGGTGGCCATGGTGATTTATGTGAACCTGCTGTGAAAAAGACTCTGGACCTCGGTACCTCTTGCCCccagacagaaaataatgtgaCTGTGCTgatgccagcagctccagatgTGCAGGGTCAATTGCCAGGAGCTCATCCTTCCCCTGGGCATCGTGAGCAGGACGTCCAGTCAGGAGAGCAAAGTTTCTCCCCAGAAACGCCTGGAACTGCTGCTGATAATGGTAATGAATCATTCCAGGATCATCCTTTGCACCCAAGTGCTAGTGATGGTGCAGCTTGTCCTTTGTTCCCTGACAAGGTTCTGGAAAGCTACACATCTAGCTTACTGCAGGAGAACAGCTGTCCCGTGCAATACAACTTGACCCCGAGCAATAAATTCAGTGCTGGGATATTTCAGGATAAAAGTGAAGAAGCTTCCCTTGACCTGGTGTTTGAGCTCTTGAACCAGCTGCAGTATCACACCCACCAGGAGGATGGGATTGAAATCTGTGTGGATTTTCTCCAGGGCACTTGTGTTTATGGCAGTGATTGTCCCAAGCATCACACAGTGTTACCCTATCACTGGCAGGTGAGGAGGACAGTAACTCAGAGGTGGCAAAGTGTGACCAACGATTCCCAGGAGCACCTGGAAAGGCTTTACTGCAACCCTGACAATGACAAGATCAAAGTCAAGTATCG GGGCCAGGAGTTCTGGGTGGATCTGAACCTTATGAAATTATATGAAAGTGCAGAGTTCGACCAAATGCGGCGCCTGTCCACagcctcctgccccagctccagctccagctgctaCACGGTGTGGAAGTACTTCTGCAGGGACCACTTTGGCTGGAGAGAGTACTCAGAG CCGGTGGTGAGGCTGATCGAGGAGGCGAGCTGCCGCGGGCTGCGCGAGGTGCGCTTCGTCACCTGGCACAACCAGTACATCCTCAACATCAAGGACGGCTTCCAGCAGAACTCCTGCTTCCGCAGGGAGATCAAGAGGAGGCCCCTGCTGCGCTCCTGCGTGCTGCTCACGCCCTTCCTGCA GACCCTGGGCGGCAGCTCCGCGgtgccctccctgtgctccgACCCCGCCTCTGCACAGGACTTGtccccagctgctgtcacctctcCCAGCTTCTACCCCGAGACCTGGATTGGCATGGATCCAGCTCAGGACTTCATCCAAGTGCCTGTTCTGAAGGAAGACAAAAGCTATAGAACCATTTATAACCTGTTCCACAAGACTGTGCCAGAGACCAAATACAAGATTTTGAAAATCCTGCGAGTGCAGAACCAGTTCCTCTGGGAGAAGTATAAAAG GAAAAAGGAATACATGTCCAAGAAGATGTCTGGGCTGGACAGGATCATGAACGAGCGGCACCTGTTCCATGGCACATCCCAGGACGTGGTGGACGGGATCTGCAAGCACAACTTCGACCCGCGGGTGTGCGGCAAGCACGCCACCATGTTCGGCCAGGGCAGCTACTTCGCCAGGAAGGCCAGCTACTCCCACAACTTCTCCAAACGCTCCCCCAGGGGCATCCACTTCATGTTCCTGGCCAAGGTGCTCACGGGCAGGTACACGGTGGGCAACCACACCATGAGGAGACCGCCGCCCGTGGAGCCCGGCAGCATCACCAGCGACCTCTACGACTCCTGCGTGGACAATTACTTTGAGCCCCAGATCTTTGTTATCTTCAATGATGACCAGAGCTACCCCTATTTTATCATCCAGTACGAAGAAGTCAGCAGCACTGTCTCCATCtga